The Microtus pennsylvanicus isolate mMicPen1 chromosome 5, mMicPen1.hap1, whole genome shotgun sequence DNA segment GAGGGGAGTTgctcaccaccaccccccacccccacacacacacagtcaagaaCAGAAGGGGTGCTGGGATCTACAGAAGGTCTGTGGACATGAAGCCCAGGGCTGCCTGGGTTCCTGTGCCTGCCCCAGCTCTGGGGCATACTGCAGTCTGGCCGGGTGCCAGCGGCATAGCAGCAGGCTCAGCAGGTCCTGGGGCGTGGTGCTGCCCAATAGTAGAGCCAGCCTACACCGGCTCAGCGGGCAGactcagcagcaggcagcagcagaCAACAGAGCCTTTTGGGACTGGGGAGGCTGCACTGTGGCAGGCGCCTGTGGTGGGAGTGAGGCTATGATCCCTATCCTGTACTTGGCTCTGCTCACCCTGGGCAGCTACATCAtgctctccttcttcttcttgcgCCGACCTCATCTGCTGCACACAACCCGGGCTCCCACCTTCCCTATCCGCTTGGCTGCCCACCGTGGAGGTGAGCTGAGTCAGGGAGGCGGGAGGCGCTGGCAGCCACTTGGGGCGGTGTGAGCCTAAGAAGACAGGTGCCACAGTGGGCAGCACATAGTGGAGGTGCAAGGCGGGAGTGAATGAAATAAAGACAGAGGTGAGGAGAGCCACGGGGGCCTGGGAGGCATGGAGCAGGGAGGGAGCCAGTTCAGCGTGGCTgatgggaagagaggaagcaAGTAGGAAACcatcaggaagaaaggaagacaggaaggaaggtcAGGCCAGGCCCTAGGGACCCACCCAAACTGCCTCACACAGGGTCCGGAGAGCGGCTAGAGAACACCATGGAGGCTATAGAGAAGTAAGTCCGACATGTAAGGTTGTGGGGTGAGCTCTGCAAGGCAACCAAGGGTGCTATTTATATACTTCCTAATTTGGGTTTCTTGAAGCCCCTGGAATTGTACAGGTGGGGTCATATGTCCCACCATAAATTCTGTCCCAGTATCTCCCCTCCACTACATGCCCTGGTCCTTCCCTTGTCCTCTTCCCCCACCAACCTTTGCTCTCATAGTTCCATGGCCCAGCGAGCAGATATCTTGGAACTTGACTGCCAGCTCACACGGGATGGCGTGGTGGTAGTATCACACGACAAGAACCTGTCCCGCCAGTCGGGCCTAAATAAGGATGTGGACAGCCTGGACTTCCAGGTGAGCTCTGCAGCCCCTCACACTGAGAGCTGACACTCGTGCACATGCTTCCTAATGTCAATCTCCGCCCTCCACAGGAACTGCCCCTCTACAAGACAGAACTGGAGATTTATTTCTCACCAGGTAGGGTGTGGACAGCCAGCCTCGCACTGCTTAGCCACCTCTCATATACTCTCcctaccccccctcccccagctcatcTATCTTACTCTGACCCCAGTTTTTGTGACCCAACTCCCAGGCCATTTTGCCCATGGGTCAGATCGGCACATGATACGGTTGGAGGATATATTCCAGAAATTTCCAAGGATTCCCGCGATTGTGgagatcaaagaaaaaaatgaagagctcATCCACAAGGTGGTACTGAAGCCAGGCAGGTGAGGGCAGGTCCAAGAGAGGCCTGACTTCCCTTACTCCCTGTGTTCCCATCCTAGGTAGCCAACTTGGCTAGGAGCTTTGACCGCAGTGAGATTACTATTTGGGCTTCAGAGAAGAACTCAATCATGAGGAAGTGCAAGGCTGCCGTGAGTCCCTCTTTCTCTGCTATGGGGCTAGAAGCCACCCAGTCCAAGGAGCCTACGCTAGAAGGGCCCAGTATGGCCCCTGGAACTAGGTTTGAGCACAGTCCCCAAGAGTAGGATTTGGAGAAGTAGGAGAGCGTGACTGTGTGCACTGGTGCCATGCGGCCAGTTCTAGGGAACCCCCAGTACTGACTGTGCTGTTCGGCTGTTACTGTAACAGAACCTCAGGAAACACTGGCTATGCTAGTCCGCTGTTATGGTAACGAACCTCAGGAAACACTGGCTGTGTTGGTCAGTGTTACTGTAACAGAACCTCAGGAAACACTGGCTGTGTTGGTCAGTGTTGTTACTGTAACAGAACCTCAGGAAACACTGGCTAGGCTGGTTGGTTGTTACTGTAACAGAACCTCAGGAAACACTGGCTATGCTGGTCGGTTGTTACTGTAACAGAACCTCAGGAAACACTGGCTAGGCTGGTCAGTTGTTACTGTAACAGAACCTCAGGAAACATCTCATGGCTCACAGTTTCGGAGACTTTAACCCATAGTCACTTTGTCCCAATTGCTAGAGGTAGAGAGGGCATGAGAAACAGCCACTTGCTAATGGCGGctgaggagtgaagacagtgcctggtctggcttcttcctttttctccttttgtttcatCCAGACTCCTAGCCTACAGAGATGGCGCTGCCCACATGTAGGGTAGGGTTCCTCCCTCCCCTAGTTAATTCTGTGGAAACATCCTCACATACCCCACAGGTGTGTTTCACCAAACTCCAAGGTACTACTTCTTAATCAAGTTAACAGAATTAACTACTTCTTAATCAAGTTAACAGACTTAACCATTACATTGTTCAAGGTGTGACTTTGATGTCCTGCCCTGGTCCCCTTGGCCCATGCCAACTCTGCTGGTCCCCGCTTCTCACTTCTCTCCTTGCCACCCAGAACCCCGACATGCCAATGGCCTTTACCATATTGCGATCAATCTGGATACTTCTGCTCTACTACCTGGGGCTGCTGCCTTTTGTCTCCATTCCTGAGAAGTTTTTCTTGTGCTTCCTGCCCACCATCATCAACAGGTACCAGGGGTGAGAGGGGGCTTGGAAACACCCTGCTCAGGCCACACTGCCCAGGACCTGTGGAGGAGACCCAGGATCCCCAGTTCCCTAAGAGTTCCCCAAGAGTCTTtaaatagtgtgtgtgcatgtgtgtacatatgcccACCTCATGTGTGCAGtgacctacagaggccagaagagggtatcagatcccccagaactggagttacaggtggttatgaacaACACATGAGTGCTTAGagccaaattcaggtcctctgaacgaacagcaagtgctcttaaccactgagccatctctccagccccaaggcccTTTAGAGAGggcagtgttttgttttattgagacagagtttcatgtatattaagctggcctggaactaagtAGCTGAGGAAGGCACTGAATttttaatcctcctgcttccacatcACTAGAGCTGCAGTTATAGTCATATACCACCACAGCTGGTTCTAGTCAGGGCCAGACACTGAGCccaaggctttttgttttgttttgttttattttcgagacagggtttctcgttagctttggagcctgtcctggaactagctctgtagaccaggctggcctcgaactcacattcccgagtgctgggattaaaggcgtgtgccgccaccacccggtGAACACAAGGCTTTGTGTGTGCTTGGGGAACAATCTACCAACTGAGTCACatcctggcttgtttgtttgtttgaatttgttatgggatgtgtgtgtgtgtgccatggtgtgcatatggaggccagagacaacCCTCTTTCCGCCTTTGTGTAGGTTCcggggattggactcaggttgCTAGGCTTTCATGGCAAGAGCCTTTATTCACTaagccagtgtttctcaacctatgggtcgagACCCTTTTGGGGaatgaatgaccctttcacaggggtagcCTAAAATCATCAGAAAACACGGGTATCTACATCATGATttataacggtagcaaaattatagttatgaagtagcaatgaaactaactttatggttggggtcaccacaacaagaggaactgtactaaaggggcACAGCACTAGGAAACCACCAcactaaaaaaaaggggggtgatctttcttttttgaaacaagggtctcactatgtagtccaggctcgCCTCAAATTCTCAgtcctccttagtgctgggattatgggcctGTACACTGTAGTTCTTGCCTGGCATTCATGAAAACTAGGGGGTCTGTGATCTCCTAACTTGCAGGCAAGTATGTTATCAGTATGCAGCTGTAGAAGAAATTCACTCACTCAATACGTTGATGGCAAATGTCTCTGGTCAATGTAGTTGTAGTAGTACATGATAACGTGGGCAGGCCAGTCTAGGAAATAAAACTGCTGTGCCTGGGTCAGGCCCTCTGGGCTTACAgcctggctttctccttctctaaaGGTGAGTCAGTCCATCGTGCAGCAAGCAGCACTGTTAACAAAGTAATGTAAGAGGACTTATTAGGAACTAGATACTTCCTTAGCGGGATGGGAGGGGGCCTGCCTTGTCCTTGGCCTTTCTGACAACTTCTCCAGGATTGTCCCCAAAGCTCTGGTTCCGCTATGTGGTTCTTAAGAAAGCTAGCTAGCCACACAGCCCCTTCCAAAGCATTGCACTGGCAGTGTTTACACGGAGTTAAAGGTTTTCACAGACTGGGGGAGTATTTGACCTTTATCTTATAGCACCCCGTCCTGGGAGGGAAGAGGCACGACAGCCCTGTTAGTGTCAACTATGCTGAGAGTTTCTGTGActtgcccagggtcacacagcttGAAATATTCCAGAGCCTGACCTAGGACATGGCTCTAAAATCACCCAGGGAGGAAAATAAGCCGTGACAAGAAGCAGTGTCTCATCTGAAACAGCTGTCCACGTTTGGGCACTGTGtcaaacacctgtaatcccagcactcatgaggccaAGGCCAGAGggttgcaagttccaggccagcctcagctattcTTAAAACCCCACACAGACTCAACCAGGAGGACCCCGTGACGTCCTGGAATCAAGTTGGTTCCAGGCCCATCGCTGATGTACTTCTGACCCCCACTGTCTAAACTCAGTTCCCTGTGCTGAAGATGGGAAGAGGGACAAGCTCTTAAACCAACGACGCCAGGACACAATAGGCTCTCACTGAGGGATGAATTATTCCTCCAGGCAGCTTCATAGTTTCTTCAGGCTAGGCCAGGGGTGCACTGGTCAAGGAGTCATTTCCACCACACCCCTGTGACGGGGGTAGAGGGGCACGGACAACACCAAGGAGCTGACCTCACCAGTTCTCTCCACAGGACTTACTTCCCATTTTCCTGTGGATGGATGAACCAGCTGTCAGCTGCAGTTACAAAATGGTGAGGCGGGCAGGGCTGCCGGGTGGCGGTGTCACACAGGGACCTGCTACTGTCCTTTGTCCCGTCTCATCGTTGCCTTTGCTATCCCCATCCTTCCCCAAGGATCATCATGAGGAAGAGTCTGATTCAGTACTTGCAGGACCGAGGGGTGCAGGTGAGGACTCTGACACCACCCCAGCAAGGAGCTGGTTCCCGGTATATACCTGGTAGTACAATCTCCATCACACTGCAATCGGAGGTGGATCATTTGGGCAGGATCCCAcccctgagtctcagtttctttACCTATAAAATGCAGagaatgagccaggcagtggtggtgcatgcctttaaatctagcacttgggaggcagaggcaggtagagctctgagttcaaggctagcctagtctacagagcaagttccagaacagcgaGGAAAGAAActtgagaaacacagagaaaccctgtcttgagccCATTTGAATGCAGAGAATGGTACCTGTAGCTCTTTTGAATGTGCACCTGGGATTAATCAGGGATTGATAATTTAGCGTCTGCTGGAAAGGCCCTGGGAAACCAGGCCCAGCCCACCCTGTTACTCTGCCTTCATCAGTGGTCTATGGGAATAGTGAAGgcattttggtttgggtttgagtggggttttttgttttattttttatgtgtaataAGTATTTTGCCTATATATATATCTGGCCTGgcgttgaggcaggaagatggtgtCAACTTCCTTGAAGTTGCGGTTACAgatagttttgagctgccatgcagATACTGGGATCAAATCTATCTCTCTGGAAGGGCAgagtgcttttaactgctcaACTATTTCACTggctcctttttgttgttgttttgaggcagggcatCACCATATAActcctgctctgtagaccaacctgtcctctgactcacagagatctacctgtctctgtctcttgagtgctgggattaaaggcatgtgtcactatgcctggtcatggttttgttttcatttttttattgtcttattttatgtgtatgggtgttttgcatgtatgtatacctgtgtaccacatgtgtgcctggtacccacagaagtcagaagaggacatcagataccctggaagtgtagttacaaatggttgtgagccaccatgtgggtgctgggaatccaagcaaggtcctctggaagagcggccagtgctcttaatcactgagccatctctccagcccctggtttgttgttgtttttttttttttttagtgtagaccaggctggcctcaaactcatggcaattgtcctgcccctgcctccataATGGTGGGGTTACAGGCATAAACTACTGTGCCTGACCTTGGACATTAAATCAGCAAGCCTCATTGAGATGGTTCCAGGCATCTACCAAATGtggggaaaagaaatgaagaccgACAACCCCATGCGGGATGTGATATCACAGCTAAGGACAGGAGTCAGTACTATGGGTCATGGGCAGACGGAGGTGGGATCAGGCAGAAGAAGGACAGGGGAAGACAGCTCTTGAGGAGAAGGACATCACAGGTAGGCATATCCGAGCTAAAGCTTGGAGGAGCAAAAGTCTGGGCTCAGAAGAACGGGGTGGGTTCCCTAGGCTAAGGGCCTCACATCCAGTAGGACTGTGATCCGCAGCACCCAGGAAGGGAAGCTTTTGAAGGCTGGTGCAGGAAACCCAATCTAGATAATTCAGAGTGAGACTCGCTTGTTCACAACGTGGCGACCCTGTGATGGTGGGGAGAGTGTCATTAATAGCCTGAGGCCATCATGGACAGGAGTCAACCTTGGGTGACAAGAGCAGGGAGAGCCCAGGCTTGGCTCCTGCCTGTCCTAGTGTCAGTGAGGCTCTAGAGAACAGCTCTTCCTTACCAGCCCTCGCTCACCGCTGACCTCCACGTGTTTAAAGATGGGACCCTCATCTGTAAAACCCAGACAGCAGAGATCCGGTGAGCTCCTGGAATCAAAATCCCATGTCATCCAGGTGCCCTGGCTCACACACCTAATccatgggaaactgaggcaggaggatggtgaattTTAGATCAGCTTGGGCTAAATAACACtccctgcctcaaaagaacaaGACACCTGACtggagagatagaagaaagaaaaaaaaaaagcaaacaggaaaaaacccaaaagacaaaacaaagacaaacaaggaGGGCAGTGCAATGGCTCAAGGGCTAAAGGCTTCTGCtatcaaacctgatgacctgggtttgacccATAACTCCTACGagctatcctctgacctacacacccGGGATGCTGTGCACCTGCCCccacataaacaaacataatcagatgtttaaaaattaaaacccagtggctgggggtgtggctcagcaggcAGGGCGCTTGCCTAGCAGCTGCAATGCctgggttcagttgccagcaccagGTAAAGGCACCTCTGCTCTATAGGttgagagcgctggctgctctaaGGCGCACacaagtttggctcccagcacccgtAATCAGTGGTTCACAATCACTGTAACTCCAACTCCtagggatcagatgccctcttctggcctctgttggtaACAGACATAACACCatacctataaaataaataagtaaacctttttaacaatttaaatacaaataaatcataaaaaacaacaacaaaaagcaaaacagaaacaaaacaacaggtaTAACCTGAGCACCTGGGACACGGAAGAAGAATGACAGAAGTTCGAGGTCACCACCAGCTGcgtagagagtttgaggccagcttggttacAAGAGACCCTAACAGAGAGATGAGACCTAGGAAACTGTAAAATAATTAGTGATAGGCTGTTGAGTATtcaacttaaaaaatatattacatttgtatgtgtatgttgtgtgtacgtgtgggggggggcacatcCCACAGCGTACACACAGAGGTAAGAGAGTAAGTTATAGgactttccttccaccatgtggatgctggagataAATCTCAGGTCCTtgggtgcctttacctgctgagtcacttcactggccctgggttgtgttttttgtttgttttgttttccagggcTTTGGAAACAGTGTTACACCATCGAGCAACATCCCCAGctcttgggttgtttgtttgtgacaggtctcatgtagcccaggctggcccttgaaCTCCCTATAGAGCAGagggtgtccttgaacttcttttcctcctgtctCTTGCTTCTTAGTAccataaaaagaaacaagcaccCACCACTGCACCCGGATTTcaccttctgttttgtttttcaagacaggatttctctgtttaacagtcctggctgtcctcgaactcacagagatcggcctcttctgcctcccaagtgttgggattaaagtcgtcCACCTAGCTTTTACCtttgtttttaatagaatttcttacttgttttgagacaaagtcattctataaccctggctggcctaaaatttACTGTATAAACCAAGCTaccaagctgccctggaactcacagagattcacctgcctctgccctcctgagtgttgagactCCTTAATTTTAAGTTCATgcacttatttatgtatttatttttgaggcaggtcttGCTATATAACTCTGGCTGACCAGCTACTCCAGCTACTGGCTTCAGAATCTTCCaccttcttgcctcagcttcctgagtgcagggCTTATAGGCACACACCGCAAGCAACACTTGACTCTAAGATCATACAATTTAAGTTTTGATAACAGTTGTGGgggttttgtcttggttttttttttttttttttttttttgagacaaggtttctctgtgtagccctacctgccctggaactcactctgtagaccaggctggtctcaaactcagagctccgcctgcttctgtgtccccagtgctgggattaaaggtgacaCCACCACTGTCCATCAATAATAGCTATGTTTAATAACCAGTCTGAAAATTCCTAAAAAGGTTACCATCAGCTCTAGCTCACCATTGCTGAGAAGTCTGTGCAGAAGAGGGGGTGCCACCTCCTGGAAGCTAAAGGAAGCGTTGGGTAGATTTGGAAACTAAGCTGGTCCTTCTTTCCCGCTCAGGTGCTATTTTGGTGCCTTAATGAAGAATCGGATTTTGAAGTGGCCTTCAATCTGGGGGCCAATGGTGTCATGACTGATTTCCCCACAGCCCTGAGACACTACCTAGACAAGAAGGAAGAACCAAAGCCCCCTGCCTCCTCAATCTGAGGCCCTGTTCtctctttaagaaaaataaatattttctcgtCACGGATCGAAGGGTTGGAGGGTCAGTCTTGAGGACTAAAAAGATGGGACTGTCACCCAGCATGTAATGCTTACACACCATGAACACAGCTCTGGGTTAGATGCATATTGCGTGGGAGGGCACACAACATCTTTGAAGAGATCAAGAAAACCTGAGATTAGCTGGGCCTGGTAATGAACATCTTTAcctcagtacttgagaggcagaagcacgTGGATCTGTGAGTTAGatgccagggctacaaagtgagacctccTTCCCCCAAAAAAGTCTGGGAGGCCTAATTAGGCTGGCCCACTTGTTCTGCTACATTCTACACCCTGTGCCAGCTTGGCCTTCACTCTGAAGCATGTTAACCCAGGTGTCCTGAGCCCAGACTCTAGACATCACAGATTCAGTGGTTTTCCTGAAGCCATTAAGAGACCCAGGCATACAAGGACCTGATTTCCCTCACGTTGCTGCTGTCGGTCTCCTTTAACACATTGAgctgcagcaggcaggcatgggggATCACAGGCTTCCCACTGTACCAACTGTCCACTTTCTGATCTCCAACACTGGGTCTTAACTCTAATGGGTATTCCTGATGCAGTACTTTTCAGGCCTGCTGGGTACTGGGATTCTGCAATGAACACAAGTCTATGTAAGCCAGACACATGTTGAAACAGACATTTCCACTGGGGTCAGACCTACAATAGCCTGGGGGCCAAGCATCCCAGAGGATGTCCGGAATAGATGATGCCCAGCAGTAGAGACTGGCTCCTAAAGCTTTGGTTCTGGGAGTCTACTAGCAAAAGGACACCTTTAGGCCTTTCCTTCCAAGAGTCTGCTCCACGTGCTTGGGGAAAGTGAGACTTCCAACTTTGACTCTTACCATCTGGATAATCTTTGGAAAGGATCTCTTCTTCAAACCTCAGAACCTGGTCAAATGGAGAAACTACAGGATTGTGGAAGGAATTACCAGACTGGCCGGCGGATTAACGAAGACAATTAGGACTATTTCtaggggggggggcggggggtgcGTACAGACACCACCTCCTACTAACCCCACGTTGGGTTAGAATCCTTGTCTGTTCGAGCACCAGGGATAGCTATAGGCGAAATCAGGCCCGGGCACCGACTGGCTTCCGAGCTTAGGCTGCGAGTCGCAACCGCATTTCCGGGCGAGCAGGCAAACTGAAGCCGGGAGCAGGGGGAAGGGCAGACCTGCCTGCGCT contains these protein-coding regions:
- the Gdpd3 gene encoding lysophospholipase D GDPD3 isoform X1; this encodes MVRGVAHHHPPPPHTHSQEQKGCWDLQKVCGHEAQGCLGSCACPSSGAYCSLAGCQRHSSRLSRSWGVVLPNSRASLHRLSGQTQQQAAADNRAFWDWGGCTVAGACGGSEAMIPILYLALLTLGSYIMLSFFFLRRPHLLHTTRAPTFPIRLAAHRGGSGERLENTMEAIENSMAQRADILELDCQLTRDGVVVVSHDKNLSRQSGLNKDVDSLDFQELPLYKTELEIYFSPGHFAHGSDRHMIRLEDIFQKFPRIPAIVEIKEKNEELIHKVVANLARSFDRSEITIWASEKNSIMRKCKAANPDMPMAFTILRSIWILLLYYLGLLPFVSIPEKFFLCFLPTIINRTYFPFSCGWMNQLSAAVTKWIIMRKSLIQYLQDRGVQVRTLTPPQQGAGSRYIPGSTISITLQSEVDHLGRIPPLSLSFFTYKMQRMSQAVVVHAFKSSTWEAEAGRALSSRLA
- the Gdpd3 gene encoding lysophospholipase D GDPD3 isoform X2 is translated as MVRGVAHHHPPPPHTHSQEQKGCWDLQKVCGHEAQGCLGSCACPSSGAYCSLAGCQRHSSRLSRSWGVVLPNSRASLHRLSGQTQQQAAADNRAFWDWGGCTVAGACGGSEAMIPILYLALLTLGSYIMLSFFFLRRPHLLHTTRAPTFPIRLAAHRGGSGERLENTMEAIENSMAQRADILELDCQLTRDGVVVVSHDKNLSRQSGLNKDVDSLDFQELPLYKTELEIYFSPGHFAHGSDRHMIRLEDIFQKFPRIPAIVEIKEKNEELIHKVANLARSFDRSEITIWASEKNSIMRKCKAANPDMPMAFTILRSIWILLLYYLGLLPFVSIPEKFFLCFLPTIINRTYFPFSCGWMNQLSAAVTKWIIMRKSLIQYLQDRGVQVRTLTPPQQGAGSRYIPGSTISITLQSEVDHLGRIPPLSLSFFTYKMQRMSQAVVVHAFKSSTWEAEAGRALSSRLA
- the Gdpd3 gene encoding lysophospholipase D GDPD3 isoform X4; this translates as MVRGVAHHHPPPPHTHSQEQKGCWDLQKVCGHEAQGCLGSCACPSSGAYCSLAGCQRHSSRLSRSWGVVLPNSRASLHRLSGQTQQQAAADNRAFWDWGGCTVAGACGGSEAMIPILYLALLTLGSYIMLSFFFLRRPHLLHTTRAPTFPIRLAAHRGGSGERLENTMEAIENSMAQRADILELDCQLTRDGVVVVSHDKNLSRQSGLNKDVDSLDFQELPLYKTELEIYFSPGHFAHGSDRHMIRLEDIFQKFPRIPAIVEIKEKNEELIHKVANLARSFDRSEITIWASEKNSIMRKCKAANPDMPMAFTILRSIWILLLYYLGLLPFVSIPEKFFLCFLPTIINRTYFPFSCGWMNQLSAAVTKWIIMRKSLIQYLQDRGVQVLFWCLNEESDFEVAFNLGANGVMTDFPTALRHYLDKKEEPKPPASSI
- the Gdpd3 gene encoding lysophospholipase D GDPD3 isoform X3: MVRGVAHHHPPPPHTHSQEQKGCWDLQKVCGHEAQGCLGSCACPSSGAYCSLAGCQRHSSRLSRSWGVVLPNSRASLHRLSGQTQQQAAADNRAFWDWGGCTVAGACGGSEAMIPILYLALLTLGSYIMLSFFFLRRPHLLHTTRAPTFPIRLAAHRGGSGERLENTMEAIENSMAQRADILELDCQLTRDGVVVVSHDKNLSRQSGLNKDVDSLDFQELPLYKTELEIYFSPGHFAHGSDRHMIRLEDIFQKFPRIPAIVEIKEKNEELIHKVVANLARSFDRSEITIWASEKNSIMRKCKAANPDMPMAFTILRSIWILLLYYLGLLPFVSIPEKFFLCFLPTIINRTYFPFSCGWMNQLSAAVTKWIIMRKSLIQYLQDRGVQVLFWCLNEESDFEVAFNLGANGVMTDFPTALRHYLDKKEEPKPPASSI